The following coding sequences are from one Bacteroidales bacterium window:
- a CDS encoding helix-turn-helix domain-containing protein, which translates to MSNNTRNNNTEPFRVVEINHSFEDELFNKNQNGIIGFCQRGKIDMLINLNLITIESNSQFIIMPNTITRIKNVSKDISLFVLEINDSLFRDVSVHINPSFFRMLRTTPCIKLSPEGIKAIDLFMTLAKGLYNDIDNLYRQQIIRSALNAFLLFTYDRYQRFYCPDEKINESARNKIFDRFIDLVHHNCSTQREVSFYADKLCISNKYLTDICHNVVGVSAKKIIDSFSILEIKVLLHNTQLSMQDIANQMAFPDQSYMGRFFKRCEGISPSTFRKQIINEMGG; encoded by the coding sequence ATGAGTAACAACACAAGAAATAACAATACGGAGCCTTTTAGAGTGGTTGAGATAAACCATTCGTTTGAAGATGAACTTTTCAACAAGAACCAGAACGGGATTATTGGTTTTTGTCAAAGGGGCAAGATTGATATGCTCATCAATCTTAATCTTATAACTATTGAGAGCAATTCTCAATTTATTATTATGCCTAATACTATTACTCGAATTAAAAATGTATCGAAAGATATCTCTTTATTTGTTTTAGAGATAAATGATTCTCTTTTCCGCGATGTTAGTGTGCATATAAATCCTTCGTTTTTTAGAATGTTGAGAACTACGCCTTGTATTAAATTATCGCCTGAGGGGATAAAGGCTATTGACCTATTTATGACTCTTGCCAAAGGGCTATATAATGATATTGACAACCTTTACAGACAACAGATTATTAGAAGTGCATTGAATGCTTTTCTGCTTTTTACATACGACCGCTATCAACGATTCTATTGCCCCGATGAAAAGATTAACGAGAGTGCAAGAAATAAAATTTTTGACAGGTTTATTGATTTAGTTCATCACAACTGCTCTACTCAACGCGAAGTTAGTTTTTATGCCGACAAACTCTGTATTTCAAACAAATACCTTACAGATATTTGCCATAATGTGGTAGGTGTGTCGGCAAAAAAGATTATTGATAGTTTCTCTATTCTTGAGATAAAGGTGCTGTTGCACAACACTCAACTATCAATGCAAGATATTGCTAACCAAATGGCATTCCCCGACCAATCGTATATGGGTAGATTTTTTAAGCGTTGCGAGGGTATCTCGCCCAGTACCTTCCGTAAACAGATTATTAACGAAATGGGGGGATAA
- a CDS encoding efflux RND transporter periplasmic adaptor subunit: MMKKMFYVMQLSFVISCLLLVGCNQAPTQMPAATYACLAVSNSDKTITSEYSATIKGRQDIAIMPQVGGTLTKLCVEEGQKVKKGQVMFIIDQVPYKAQYETAKANVEAATAAYETANLNYESRQELYKENVVSEFDLKTAKNSMLAAKAQLSQAKAQLINAENSLSYTEVKSPADGVVGTLPYRVGALVGPSMMQPLTTVSDNSDMYVYFSMTENQLLAMVREYGSKEAALKNMPEIELRLNDKSYYNQKGKIETISGVIDPTTGTVSLRAIFPNKEGLLHSGGAGSVMVPVTYKDAVVIPQSATFDLQHMNFAYKVVEGKTVATPIQVLRVNGGKEYIVEMGLYPGDTIVAEGVALLREGMPIIPKQAPAPQQAQPTK; this comes from the coding sequence ATGATGAAAAAGATGTTTTATGTAATGCAACTATCATTCGTAATTAGTTGCTTATTATTGGTAGGATGTAACCAAGCACCCACCCAAATGCCTGCGGCAACTTATGCTTGTTTGGCAGTTTCAAACTCAGACAAAACAATAACAAGTGAGTACAGTGCCACAATTAAAGGAAGGCAAGATATTGCAATAATGCCACAAGTAGGAGGTACATTAACAAAACTATGTGTTGAAGAGGGACAAAAAGTAAAAAAAGGACAAGTAATGTTTATAATTGACCAAGTTCCTTACAAAGCACAATACGAAACAGCAAAAGCAAATGTTGAGGCAGCAACAGCAGCATACGAGACTGCAAACTTAAATTACGAAAGCCGCCAGGAACTATACAAAGAGAATGTAGTTTCGGAGTTCGATTTAAAGACAGCAAAAAACTCAATGCTTGCAGCAAAAGCACAACTATCACAAGCAAAAGCACAACTAATAAATGCAGAGAACAGTCTATCATATACTGAGGTTAAGAGTCCTGCTGACGGAGTTGTAGGAACACTACCATATAGAGTAGGAGCATTAGTAGGTCCATCAATGATGCAACCCCTTACAACAGTATCAGACAACTCTGATATGTATGTATATTTCTCAATGACAGAGAATCAACTTCTTGCAATGGTAAGAGAGTATGGTTCAAAAGAGGCAGCACTTAAAAATATGCCTGAGATAGAGTTGCGTCTAAACGACAAATCATATTACAATCAAAAAGGAAAAATAGAGACAATAAGTGGAGTTATTGATCCAACAACAGGAACAGTAAGCCTACGAGCAATCTTCCCAAATAAAGAGGGATTACTTCATTCAGGAGGAGCAGGAAGTGTAATGGTTCCTGTAACATACAAAGATGCAGTAGTAATTCCACAAAGTGCAACATTTGATCTTCAACACATGAACTTTGCATATAAAGTAGTTGAAGGAAAAACAGTAGCAACACCCATACAAGTTCTTCGCGTTAACGGCGGAAAAGAGTATATCGTTGAAATGGGATTATATCCGGGCGATACAATAGTAGCAGAAGGAGTAGCACTTCTTCGTGAGGGAATGCCAATAATCCCCAAACAAGCACCAGCACCACAACAAGCACAACCTACTAAATAA
- a CDS encoding efflux RND transporter permease subunit yields MNLKRFIERPVLSAVISIIIVIMGLIGLSNLPIEQYPDIAPPTVMVHATYYGANAETIQKAVIAPLEEAINGVEDMTYMTSTASNSGSASITIYFKQGTDPDMAAVNVQNRVSRANGRLPQEVKQVGVTTMKRQTSMLQIFSLHSPSGMYNENFLANYISINIKPQILRITGVGDMMVMGGEYSMRIWLKPDVMATYKLMPSDVTMALAEQNIEAATGQFGENSGETFQYTMKYKGRLMTPEEFGNIIIRSTPDGEILRVKDVADVELGKESYSYRGEMNGHPGVMAMVFQTAGSNATAVNEEIDKLLEEVRKDLPNGIELDQVNSSNDFLYASISNVIRTLIEAIILVILVVYIFLQDFRSTLIPLVGIIVSLVGTFAFMMVAGFSLNLITLFALVLVIGTVVDDAIIVVEAVQAKFDAGYRSSKKASVDAMKGISNAVITSSLVFMVVFIPVSFMGGTSGVFYTQFGLTMAVAVGISAINALTLSPALCALILKPYLNEDGSQKNNFAARFRKAFNAAFGTMAEKYRKIVMLFVKRKWLAWVLVVVSVGLLGYFMKTTKTSLVPNEDLGFVIVNVSAAPGSSLNQTDEIMEKVQQRIQMIPQVEYLQKVTGYGVLSGQGNSFGLFMVRLKDWSERTNEGDDVDSVIKMIYGYTMDIKDAQIFAVSPGMIPGYGMGNALEVHMQDQVGGDVTTFFTETQKYLGALMQRPEISMAYSTFDIRYPQWSVSVDAAKCKRAGITPTLVLNTLSAYYGGQYVSDFNRFSKVYRVMMQADPKYRLDEKSLDNTFVITGTGEMAPLSQFISLERVYGAETLSRFNMFNSIQVSAMPNSGYSTGEALAAVKETAEQVLPRGYGYDFGGITREENSQSNNTIVIFGICILMMYLILSALYESFIIPFSVILTIPAGLMGSFAFAKMMGLENNIYLQTGLIMLIGLIAKTAILLTEYAVERRRAGMGITEAALSAAKARLRPILMTALTMIVGMLPLMAAHGVGANGNRSLGSGVVGGMLIGTIALLFIVPSLYITFQWLDEKIKPLKKHKTQDLNIKHDIEEVIKEKKAEKGEA; encoded by the coding sequence ATGAATTTAAAGAGATTTATAGAGAGACCTGTACTTTCAGCAGTAATCTCAATCATAATAGTAATTATGGGATTGATAGGTTTGTCAAACCTACCCATAGAGCAATATCCCGATATTGCACCTCCAACAGTAATGGTACATGCCACATACTATGGAGCCAATGCAGAGACCATTCAAAAAGCGGTAATTGCACCACTTGAGGAGGCAATCAACGGAGTTGAGGATATGACCTATATGACCTCAACAGCCTCAAACTCAGGTTCTGCATCAATAACAATATACTTTAAGCAGGGAACAGACCCCGATATGGCGGCAGTCAATGTTCAAAACCGCGTGTCACGAGCAAACGGACGTTTGCCACAAGAGGTAAAACAAGTTGGTGTAACAACTATGAAACGCCAAACAAGTATGTTGCAGATATTCTCATTACACAGTCCCAGTGGAATGTACAATGAAAACTTCCTTGCAAACTACATCAGCATAAACATAAAACCACAAATTCTTCGTATCACAGGAGTAGGAGATATGATGGTTATGGGAGGCGAGTATAGTATGCGTATATGGTTGAAACCCGATGTAATGGCAACATACAAGTTGATGCCTTCAGATGTAACAATGGCACTTGCCGAGCAAAATATTGAGGCAGCAACCGGACAATTTGGAGAAAACTCGGGCGAGACCTTCCAATATACAATGAAGTATAAAGGACGTTTAATGACTCCGGAGGAGTTTGGAAATATAATAATACGTTCAACACCCGATGGCGAGATACTACGAGTTAAAGATGTAGCAGATGTAGAGTTGGGTAAAGAGAGCTATTCATATCGAGGAGAGATGAACGGACACCCTGGAGTGATGGCAATGGTATTCCAAACCGCTGGGTCAAACGCAACAGCAGTAAATGAAGAGATAGACAAACTTCTTGAAGAGGTTCGTAAAGATTTGCCAAATGGAATAGAACTTGATCAGGTAAATAGTTCAAACGACTTCTTGTATGCATCAATTAGCAATGTAATTAGAACACTTATCGAGGCTATCATCCTTGTAATATTGGTAGTATATATATTCTTGCAAGACTTCCGCTCAACCCTAATACCATTGGTAGGAATTATAGTATCGTTGGTTGGTACATTTGCATTTATGATGGTAGCAGGATTCAGTCTTAACCTTATCACACTATTTGCATTGGTACTTGTAATTGGTACGGTGGTGGATGATGCCATTATTGTGGTAGAGGCAGTACAAGCAAAATTCGATGCAGGATACCGCTCTTCTAAAAAGGCAAGTGTTGATGCAATGAAAGGAATCAGTAATGCCGTTATCACCTCATCACTTGTGTTTATGGTGGTGTTTATCCCCGTATCGTTTATGGGAGGAACATCAGGAGTATTCTATACACAATTCGGATTAACAATGGCAGTAGCGGTAGGTATATCTGCAATCAATGCCTTAACATTAAGTCCCGCACTTTGTGCCTTGATCTTAAAACCATATTTGAACGAGGACGGTTCGCAAAAGAATAACTTTGCAGCACGCTTCCGTAAAGCATTTAATGCCGCATTCGGAACAATGGCAGAGAAGTATCGCAAGATTGTAATGTTATTTGTAAAACGCAAATGGCTTGCATGGGTATTGGTAGTAGTATCAGTAGGATTGTTAGGATACTTTATGAAAACAACAAAAACAAGTCTTGTGCCTAACGAAGACTTAGGATTTGTTATTGTAAACGTAAGTGCAGCACCAGGAAGTTCATTAAATCAAACAGATGAGATAATGGAGAAAGTACAACAACGCATTCAAATGATACCACAAGTAGAATATCTACAAAAGGTAACAGGATACGGAGTACTTTCAGGACAAGGAAATTCATTTGGATTGTTCATGGTACGTTTAAAAGACTGGAGTGAGCGTACAAACGAAGGAGACGATGTTGATTCTGTAATAAAGATGATATATGGCTATACAATGGATATTAAGGACGCACAGATCTTTGCAGTATCTCCGGGTATGATTCCGGGATACGGAATGGGTAATGCACTTGAAGTACACATGCAAGATCAAGTAGGAGGAGATGTAACCACATTCTTTACAGAAACTCAAAAATATTTAGGAGCGCTAATGCAACGTCCCGAAATATCAATGGCATACTCAACATTCGATATACGTTATCCACAATGGAGTGTAAGTGTAGATGCAGCAAAATGTAAACGAGCAGGCATAACACCAACCTTAGTGCTAAACACATTGTCAGCATACTACGGAGGACAATATGTATCAGACTTTAACCGTTTCTCAAAAGTGTATCGAGTAATGATGCAAGCAGATCCAAAATATCGATTGGATGAGAAATCACTCGACAACACATTCGTTATAACAGGAACAGGCGAGATGGCACCATTAAGTCAGTTTATATCACTTGAAAGAGTATATGGAGCGGAGACACTATCACGCTTTAATATGTTCAACTCAATACAAGTGAGCGCAATGCCTAACTCAGGATATAGTACAGGAGAAGCCCTTGCAGCCGTAAAAGAGACAGCAGAACAAGTGTTACCACGTGGATATGGATACGATTTTGGAGGAATAACACGCGAAGAGAACTCACAATCAAATAATACAATAGTAATATTTGGAATATGTATCCTGATGATGTACCTAATCCTTTCAGCACTGTATGAAAGTTTCATAATCCCATTCTCAGTAATTCTAACAATCCCAGCAGGATTGATGGGAAGTTTCGCCTTTGCCAAGATGATGGGACTTGAAAACAACATCTATCTACAAACAGGATTGATAATGCTTATAGGATTGATAGCAAAAACAGCAATCTTGTTAACAGAGTATGCAGTAGAGCGCAGAAGAGCAGGAATGGGAATAACCGAGGCAGCGTTGAGTGCGGCAAAAGCACGTTTACGCCCAATCTTAATGACAGCCCTTACAATGATTGTGGGAATGTTACCATTGATGGCAGCACACGGAGTAGGAGCAAACGGAAACCGTTCTCTTGGATCAGGAGTTGTAGGAGGTATGTTAATAGGAACAATCGCACTATTGTTTATAGTTCCTTCTCTATATATAACATTCCAATGGTTAGATGAGAAGATTAAACCCTTGAAAAAGCACAAGACACAAGACCTTAACATCAAACACGATATAGAAGAGGTTATAAAAGAGAAGAAAGCAGAAAAAGGAGAAGCATAA
- a CDS encoding TolC family protein — translation MKKLIILTVVTALMSSCGLYGKYKPQQEVPENLYGEEVLTTDSSSLADLSWREMFTDPQLQALIDTALVRNVDLKTIQLNVEQAEAAMIPAKLAYLPSIAVAPQGGYNYVAMNGGMTTKTYTAPASASWEIDIFGKLTSAKRKSQATLEQTRDYEQVVKTQLIAGVATTYYSLLMLDRQLEIAEQTEENWEQTVKTAQAMKKAGMMNEAGLAQTEATYYNICTTVLSLKEAVNEAQNTLCLLLAQTPQEIERGSLDAAVLPENISLGVPVSVLSRRPDVRAAEHELEGAFYDTNKARASFYPQISLSGTAGWTNSVGSAILNPGKFIGSALLSILQPIFNKGALVANLKIMKANQEIALLNFQQSILKAGSEVNLALDKYQTAKAKSDYYAKQVSTLEVAEKSTKLLMKYGNTTYLEVLTAQATLLNAQLNQVSNKFVEIQSMIELYRALGGGQD, via the coding sequence ATGAAAAAATTAATAATACTTACCGTAGTAACTGCTCTTATGAGCAGCTGCGGCTTGTATGGAAAATACAAACCACAACAGGAAGTACCCGAAAATCTATATGGCGAAGAGGTGCTGACAACAGATAGTAGCAGTTTGGCAGACCTCTCATGGAGAGAGATGTTTACCGATCCTCAATTGCAAGCACTAATAGACACAGCCTTAGTACGCAATGTAGATTTAAAAACCATACAATTAAATGTAGAGCAAGCAGAGGCAGCAATGATACCAGCAAAACTGGCATATCTCCCATCAATAGCAGTAGCACCCCAAGGAGGATATAACTACGTAGCAATGAATGGCGGTATGACAACAAAAACATATACTGCCCCAGCATCAGCATCTTGGGAGATTGACATCTTTGGAAAACTAACCAGTGCAAAACGCAAATCACAAGCAACATTAGAGCAAACCCGCGACTATGAGCAAGTAGTAAAAACACAACTCATAGCAGGAGTAGCAACAACCTATTACAGTTTGTTAATGCTCGACAGACAGTTGGAGATAGCCGAGCAGACCGAAGAAAACTGGGAACAAACTGTAAAAACCGCACAAGCAATGAAAAAAGCGGGAATGATGAACGAAGCGGGATTGGCACAAACAGAGGCAACATACTATAACATTTGTACAACAGTGCTATCACTAAAAGAGGCGGTAAACGAGGCACAAAACACTCTATGCTTGTTGTTAGCACAAACACCACAAGAGATAGAGCGAGGCTCGTTAGATGCAGCAGTATTGCCCGAGAATATCTCTCTTGGAGTACCCGTAAGCGTACTATCACGCCGTCCTGACGTAAGAGCGGCAGAACATGAACTTGAGGGAGCATTCTATGACACAAACAAAGCAAGAGCATCGTTCTACCCTCAAATATCGTTGAGTGGAACAGCAGGATGGACAAACAGCGTAGGATCAGCAATCCTAAACCCGGGAAAGTTCATAGGCTCAGCATTACTATCAATCCTACAACCAATCTTCAATAAAGGAGCATTAGTAGCCAACCTAAAAATAATGAAGGCAAATCAAGAGATTGCACTACTTAACTTCCAACAATCAATTCTTAAAGCAGGAAGCGAAGTAAACTTGGCATTAGACAAATATCAAACAGCCAAAGCAAAATCAGACTACTATGCAAAACAAGTAAGCACATTGGAGGTAGCAGAAAAGAGTACAAAACTATTAATGAAATATGGCAATACCACATACTTAGAGGTATTAACAGCACAAGCCACACTATTAAATGCCCAACTAAATCAAGTATCAAACAAATTTGTAGAGATACAATCAATGATTGAGTTGTACCGAGCATTAGGAGGAGGTCAAGACTAA
- a CDS encoding Ig-like domain-containing protein, with protein sequence MKTKILSLMLIVSSIFLFSCKEDDNFTDGKLKKTNLTLNVGESSQLEYTGMDCTFQSANPLIASVTDDGTVTGVHVGKTNIRANWSSCEVEVKSKSNFYVDPIINGFDLYTNNLTSYFSSQVSYSKNGKLSYILNADPFELNKSLKDKFNIYDANVNDPSDASKTINVNFYTELSPEKDKEVKDASIKSVLRYVYMYNKNSKKIEAIGLVTDYSNADFLYDYLCDRYMIVSDSETDKKEFKSIDDNLFIQTDFIDERGRDENYNYTTFVEKAFAIAMIVPNGADKETLITELKNGIIESYLRKSYTVTLLTSENGIASAKNIKGKELTEGKMIQYGKVILSATANPDYKFAGWGVEKDGKVSVTSYQRIDTVTIVDNIRYIPLFEKPFNIKVSATEGGTANISSATESNKETLNVTKYDEIIFKAEPVEGYQFKNWTDADGNEISKSATYKATFTEEVEYIANFEVAKYNITVKLEGEGIIAGEIVEGETNTPMEFAESTLKGVVKYGQEVKVKATENETSDYIFAGWQCGKKIVSTEKNYSFTATQDSVFTALFQKKQFKVTVEAGEGGTVTPTTKNVEVGSLLKIEAKPKKGYKFDKWVSKEGELISTENPYEPTITEESYFKALFSKMNYDVTVSVKGEGEISAFVVEDAVESAIQIGETTPITYGKTIKLKVTNINESSLFVGWQLGDKIVSKDIEFITTVSENSVYTALFEKKAYYIKVSASEGGEIVGNDHPRVEYGNTLTLTANAKVGYVLVNWTANGNVITDADNNIITSTTFTTEPIYQNINYQANFEKIKYEVKVEAGEGGTVTPATNEDNKLMITAGEQTTIQATPNEGYKFVNWTVGGVEVSTSNPYTTAPIDKEKTYQANFEKI encoded by the coding sequence ATGAAAACCAAAATTTTATCTTTAATGCTCATAGTTTCGAGCATATTTCTTTTCTCTTGTAAAGAGGATGATAATTTCACAGATGGGAAGTTAAAGAAAACTAATCTGACCCTAAACGTAGGAGAGAGTTCTCAATTAGAGTACACAGGAATGGACTGTACATTTCAGTCTGCAAATCCATTAATAGCAAGTGTTACTGATGATGGAACAGTAACAGGTGTGCATGTAGGAAAAACAAATATTAGAGCAAACTGGTCTTCTTGCGAAGTGGAAGTTAAATCAAAGAGTAATTTTTATGTTGATCCAATAATAAATGGTTTCGATTTATATACAAATAATTTAACCTCATATTTTAGTTCTCAGGTATCATATTCAAAAAATGGTAAATTATCGTATATATTAAATGCAGATCCCTTTGAGTTAAATAAATCATTAAAGGATAAATTTAATATTTATGATGCAAATGTCAATGATCCATCTGACGCTTCAAAAACTATAAACGTAAACTTCTATACTGAATTATCTCCCGAAAAAGATAAAGAGGTAAAGGATGCTTCTATAAAATCTGTATTGAGATATGTATATATGTATAATAAAAATTCAAAAAAGATAGAGGCGATAGGTTTAGTAACTGACTACTCAAATGCGGATTTCCTTTATGACTATTTATGTGACAGATATATGATAGTCTCTGATAGTGAAACTGATAAAAAAGAATTTAAAAGTATAGATGATAATCTTTTTATTCAAACTGATTTTATTGATGAACGAGGAAGAGATGAAAACTACAACTATACCACTTTTGTTGAGAAAGCATTTGCCATAGCAATGATTGTTCCTAACGGAGCAGACAAAGAGACATTAATAACAGAATTGAAAAATGGCATTATTGAGTCTTATCTTCGTAAGTCATATACCGTCACTTTATTAACATCTGAAAATGGAATAGCCTCTGCAAAGAACATTAAAGGAAAAGAGTTGACAGAGGGAAAGATGATACAATATGGAAAAGTTATATTATCGGCAACAGCAAACCCGGATTATAAATTTGCAGGATGGGGAGTAGAAAAAGACGGCAAAGTATCTGTAACCTCATATCAAAGAATTGATACAGTAACCATTGTAGATAACATTAGATATATCCCATTATTTGAGAAACCATTTAATATTAAGGTATCTGCAACAGAAGGAGGAACTGCCAATATCTCTTCTGCAACAGAGTCAAACAAAGAAACTTTAAATGTAACTAAGTATGATGAAATTATATTTAAAGCCGAACCTGTAGAAGGGTACCAATTTAAAAATTGGACAGATGCCGATGGAAATGAGATAAGCAAATCAGCAACATATAAAGCAACCTTTACAGAGGAAGTAGAATACATTGCAAACTTTGAGGTTGCAAAATATAATATTACAGTAAAACTTGAAGGAGAGGGAATAATAGCAGGAGAAATAGTAGAAGGAGAGACTAATACTCCTATGGAATTTGCAGAGTCAACTCTTAAAGGAGTAGTCAAATACGGTCAAGAGGTAAAAGTTAAGGCAACAGAGAATGAGACATCAGATTATATCTTTGCAGGTTGGCAATGTGGTAAAAAGATTGTTTCTACTGAAAAAAATTATTCATTTACAGCGACACAAGATTCTGTATTTACAGCACTCTTCCAAAAGAAACAATTTAAGGTAACTGTAGAAGCAGGAGAGGGAGGAACAGTAACACCTACAACTAAGAATGTTGAAGTTGGATCGCTTCTAAAAATAGAAGCGAAACCTAAAAAAGGATATAAATTTGATAAGTGGGTTTCAAAAGAAGGAGAACTTATCTCAACAGAGAACCCTTATGAACCTACAATTACTGAAGAGTCGTACTTTAAAGCCCTATTCTCAAAAATGAATTACGATGTTACAGTATCAGTTAAAGGCGAGGGAGAGATAAGTGCATTTGTAGTTGAAGATGCTGTTGAATCAGCAATACAAATAGGAGAAACTACACCTATAACTTACGGTAAAACAATAAAATTAAAGGTAACCAATATTAATGAGTCTTCATTGTTCGTAGGTTGGCAGTTAGGAGATAAAATTGTATCAAAAGATATAGAATTTATAACAACAGTGTCTGAAAATTCTGTATATACAGCACTATTTGAAAAGAAAGCATATTATATCAAAGTATCAGCAAGTGAAGGAGGCGAAATAGTAGGAAATGATCACCCAAGAGTTGAATATGGCAATACCCTAACTCTAACAGCCAATGCAAAAGTTGGATATGTACTTGTAAATTGGACAGCAAACGGAAATGTGATAACCGATGCTGACAATAATATAATAACATCAACAACATTTACAACTGAGCCAATATATCAGAATATTAATTATCAAGCAAACTTTGAAAAGATAAAATATGAAGTAAAAGTTGAGGCAGGCGAAGGAGGAACAGTAACACCCGCTACCAATGAAGATAACAAATTAATGATAACAGCAGGAGAGCAAACAACAATCCAAGCAACTCCTAATGAGGGATACAAATTTGTAAATTGGACAGTCGGTGGAGTAGAAGTAAGTACAAGTAACCCATATACTACTGCACCAATTGATAAGGAAAAAACATATCAAGCAAACTTTGAAAAGATTTAA
- the ybeY gene encoding rRNA maturation RNase YbeY codes for MAINYYNEGIEMPSINKTQITKWVKEVAATYQKRCGEISYIFCDDEKILEVNRQYLQHDYYTDIITFDYSSPTTISGDLFISLDTVRTNAQQFGEEYERELHRVIIHGILHLCGINDKGEGEREIMEAAENKALSLIFE; via the coding sequence ATGGCAATAAACTACTATAACGAGGGAATAGAGATGCCCTCAATAAACAAAACCCAAATAACAAAATGGGTAAAAGAGGTCGCCGCAACATACCAAAAACGCTGTGGCGAAATATCATATATCTTTTGCGATGATGAAAAAATACTTGAAGTAAACAGACAATACCTTCAGCACGACTACTATACCGATATAATCACCTTTGACTATTCATCACCCACCACCATCTCGGGCGACCTCTTCATAAGCCTCGACACCGTTCGCACCAATGCCCAACAATTTGGCGAAGAGTATGAGCGAGAACTACACCGAGTAATAATACATGGCATCCTTCACCTATGTGGCATAAACGACAAAGGCGAAGGCGAACGCGAGATAATGGAAGCAGCCGAAAACAAAGCCCTCTCACTAATCTTTGAGTAA
- a CDS encoding ATP-binding protein, whose translation MLYRKITKRIEEYLLSDSNRMLLIDGARQIGKSYIIRWVGQKKFSNYIEINMEEDKLGDRIFADAKTTKDFYMAMSMVAGDKMGDKSNTLVFIDEIQAYDHLLTLVKFLMTENKFTYIASGSLLGVTLKNTQSVPIGSLEIQHMYPMDFEEFLYANGVGEVVIEAMRESFDKQQPLSDTMHDKMIDLFKKYLLVGGLPKAVETFIESRNVVEFRSIQKGTHDLYGIDASKYEAENNKKLKIRRIYDMIPSNLENKKKRVIIKDIEDKDWKRSSDYLDEFEYLISAGIALEVKAISKPSYPLAENSGKNLLKLYLNDVGILSGIFYRNNIKAVMSDIRSINLGSIYETVVAQELKAHGYELYYYDNKKNGEVDYLIDDTDNLSNIPIEVKSGKDYTIHSALDKFISNKEYNIKRAYVLSNEQRVYTENGITYIPIYYIMFFQNDSNVVEQFLD comes from the coding sequence ATGCTATACAGAAAAATAACAAAAAGGATCGAAGAGTATCTATTGTCAGATTCCAATAGAATGTTATTAATTGATGGAGCACGTCAAATAGGTAAATCATATATAATTCGTTGGGTAGGGCAAAAGAAGTTTTCTAACTATATTGAGATCAATATGGAAGAAGACAAGTTGGGAGATAGAATATTTGCCGATGCCAAAACCACCAAAGACTTTTATATGGCGATGAGTATGGTTGCTGGAGATAAAATGGGAGATAAGTCCAATACCCTTGTCTTTATTGATGAAATACAAGCGTATGATCATCTTCTAACGCTGGTGAAGTTCCTAATGACTGAAAATAAATTCACATATATAGCCAGTGGCTCTTTGCTCGGAGTAACATTAAAAAATACACAATCAGTACCTATCGGAAGTTTAGAGATACAACACATGTATCCGATGGATTTTGAAGAATTCCTTTATGCCAATGGAGTTGGTGAAGTTGTCATTGAAGCAATGAGAGAAAGTTTCGATAAACAACAACCATTATCAGATACAATGCATGATAAGATGATAGACCTCTTCAAAAAATATTTATTAGTAGGAGGTTTACCCAAGGCTGTTGAAACATTTATCGAAAGCCGTAATGTAGTAGAATTTAGGTCTATACAAAAAGGAACTCACGATTTATACGGAATAGATGCATCTAAATACGAAGCAGAGAACAACAAAAAATTGAAGATACGCCGTATCTATGATATGATACCCTCAAATCTTGAGAACAAGAAAAAAAGAGTAATAATTAAGGATATAGAAGATAAAGATTGGAAACGATCAAGCGATTATTTAGATGAATTTGAGTATTTGATATCAGCAGGAATAGCACTCGAAGTAAAAGCAATTAGTAAGCCATCATATCCATTAGCCGAGAATAGTGGGAAAAATCTACTAAAACTTTATTTGAACGATGTAGGAATACTTTCAGGTATATTCTATCGTAACAATATAAAGGCAGTAATGTCCGATATTCGTAGCATAAACCTAGGTTCAATCTATGAAACAGTAGTAGCACAAGAACTAAAGGCTCATGGATACGAACTATATTATTACGACAATAAGAAAAATGGCGAAGTAGATTATTTAATAGATGATACAGATAATCTATCAAACATCCCAATCGAAGTAAAGTCAGGTAAAGATTATACAATTCATAGCGCATTAGATAAATTCATATCAAATAAAGAATACAATATCAAACGAGCCTATGTGCTATCTAACGAACAAAGAGTTTACACAGAAAATGGAATAACATATATACCCATATATTATATAATGTTCTTCCAGAATGACTCTAACGTAGTAGAACAATTTTTAGATTAA